In Fusarium pseudograminearum CS3096 chromosome 1, whole genome shotgun sequence, one genomic interval encodes:
- the WC-2 gene encoding WC-2, with translation MSHGPPPPPPPHGAPHQNNFGNFYGFNLDIGSLPDMTGGQMGAGGQDNDLMSMLDNNMLGGIDDVPMGLESADDSNMNGSFGNGQTSTEESVARAENQFNTAANNVPGAGPLPAGAFAQMNLAGASTLTEFTKRRNWPAKVVEELRDFLQILDANGRIKYASPSILQVTGYSVDEIQDVFLKDLIHPDDQGVFVAELNESIASGNPLRLFYRFKKKDAEYAIFETVGHAHIAGAKFAPNPNNQSPFCQAVFMMARPYPTKNAGLLDSFLEHKIENERLKRRIAELRREEEAENDEAQKQWMQSQEGRSDMTPSEGTGVSSSTFYRPSSERGMSEADRMALNKALTRENLEGSGGNRQDSLKDKMARYEGASHTDTIEMLTGLRYIEGERSRGITTGNASPTLIKGDAGIAIPMERDPRTGDKKKKLKTSEEYVCTDCGTLDSPEWRKGPQGPKTLCNACGLRWAKREKKRTTSHPPTVDQSVA, from the exons ATGTCTCACGgacctcctccgcctcctccgcctcaCGGCGCCCCTCACCAAAACAACTTTGGCAACTTCTACGGTTTCAATCTCGATATCGGTTCTCTCCCTGACATGACAGGTGGCCAG ATGGGTGCTGGTGGTCAGGATAACGATCTTATGTCAATGCTCGATAATAATATGCTTGGCGGCATAGACGACGTCCCCATGGGTCTCGAATCCGCTGATGACTCCAACATGAACGGCTCCTTTGGTAATGGTCAAACATCCACAGAAGAGTCGGTTGCGAGAGCCGAAAATCAATTCAACACTGCAGCCAACAACGTACCTGGCGCAGGGCCCCTCCCAGCTGGCGCGTTCGCACAGATGAATCTCGCTGGCGCCAGCACTCTTACCGAATTTACAAAGCGAAGAAACTGGCCCGCCAAAGTTGTGGAGGAGCTTAGAGACTTTTTGCAGATTCTTGATGCCAACGGTCGCATCAAGTACGCGTCACCGAGTATTCTACAGGTCACTGGATATAGCGTGGATGAGATCCAAGATGTCTTTCTGAAGGATCTGATCCACCCAGACGACCAAGGTGTTTTCGTCGCAGAACTCAACGAATCCATCGCGTCTGGCAACCCGCTACGACTCTTCTACCgtttcaagaagaaggatgccgAATATGCGATTTTTGAGACCGTCGGCCACGCTCATATTGCTGGCGCCAAATTTGCCCCGAACCCCAACAATCAATCGCCCTTCTGCCAAGCTGTATTTATGATGGCGCGTCCATACCCAACCAAAAACGCTGGACTTCTGGACTCTTTTCTCGAGCACAAGATCGAAAACGAACGATTGAAACGACGCATCGCCGAGCTCCGCCGCGAAGAGGAGGCCGAGAACGACGAGGCGCAGAAGCAATGGATGCAGAGCCAAGAGGGCAGATCGGACATGACGCCTTCTGAAGGGACAGGGGTATCGTCAAGCACCTTCTACCGTCCCAGCAGCGAGAGAGGGATGTCAGAAGCTGATAGAATGGCCCTCAACAAAGCACTCACGCGCGAGAACCTCGAGGGATCAGGCGGCAATCGCCAAGATTCCCTCAAAGATAAGATGGCACGTTATGAAGGGGCTTCTCATACGGACACAATTGAGATGCTCACGGGGTTGCGATATATTGAAGGCGAACGAAGCAGAGGAATCACAACGGGTAACGCAAGCCCGACTTTAATCAAGGGTGACGCAGGTATTGCAATTCCGATGGAGCGAGACCCACGAACAGgcgataagaagaagaagctcaagacttCTGAGGAGTATGTCTGTACTGATTGCG GCACGTTGGATTCTCCAGAATGGAGGAAAGGGCCTCAAGGGCCCAAGACGCTCTGCAACGCCTGTGGACTACGATGGGCcaagagggagaagaagaggaccaCTAGCCACCCTCCGACAGTAGATCAATCGGTCGCCTAG